In a single window of the Melissococcus plutonius ATCC 35311 genome:
- a CDS encoding nucleotide pyrophosphohydrolase codes for MIMKEKEEKLSLYAMQKEVDTYIQQFKIGYFSPLAQTARLTEEIGELAREVNHLYGEKTKKASEQPKTVEEELGDVLFVLISMANSLNIDLTDAFQDSMKKFNQRDSERFERKKDQ; via the coding sequence ATGATTATGAAAGAAAAGGAAGAAAAACTTTCACTTTATGCAATGCAAAAAGAAGTCGATACTTATATTCAACAATTTAAAATTGGCTATTTTTCACCTTTAGCACAAACCGCTCGTTTAACAGAAGAGATCGGTGAATTAGCTAGAGAAGTTAATCACTTGTATGGTGAAAAAACCAAAAAAGCAAGCGAACAACCTAAAACGGTCGAAGAAGAACTAGGGGATGTTTTATTTGTTTTAATCAGTATGGCAAATTCATTAAATATTGACTTAACAGATGCCTTTCAAGATAGTATGAAAAAATTTAATCAACGTGATAGTGAGCGATTTGAACGAAAGAAGGATCAATAA
- a CDS encoding tetratricopeptide repeat protein, protein MTYSEKILEALENEEWIEAQQLLAKALYTDDAETLIELGEALQSLGFLDEAKQVFEHLVTLFPELKGLNIPLAEIAIENNKIDEAFELLEEIDNKDDSYIERLLVTADLYQVLNMPEVSEAKLKEAQKLAPDNSLLLFALGELYFVTSQFTQAIDAYHSLLDENIQTIANVSINERLGNSYSHLGAFEVAVPYLEKALVEGETDDRLFQLAFTYLQLHENQKAIPLLQKLREVNAHYQSLYLYLAEALQEEEQIAEAQEVIEAGIKEDTYQVAFYHFASENAYRLHDVAKAEGYLKQALTIDEQQDDTLLTLSNLYLSEERYEEVIATLEKLEDKDHPYRAWNLAHAYNELEEYQAANLNYQQAYQELAHEPDFLKEYALFLREDGQTAKAKEVLQQYLHYAPDDLEMTNLADND, encoded by the coding sequence ATGACCTATAGTGAAAAAATATTAGAAGCTTTAGAAAATGAAGAATGGATAGAAGCACAACAACTTCTAGCAAAAGCTTTGTATACAGACGATGCAGAAACACTAATAGAATTGGGAGAAGCACTTCAATCACTTGGTTTTTTAGATGAAGCCAAACAAGTTTTTGAACACCTTGTGACCCTCTTTCCTGAGCTGAAAGGATTAAATATTCCATTAGCTGAAATTGCTATTGAAAATAATAAAATCGATGAGGCTTTCGAACTATTGGAGGAAATAGACAATAAAGATGACAGTTATATTGAACGTTTGTTAGTAACAGCTGACTTGTATCAAGTTTTAAACATGCCAGAAGTCAGTGAAGCTAAATTAAAAGAAGCTCAAAAATTGGCTCCTGATAATTCTTTATTGCTCTTTGCTTTGGGTGAATTATATTTTGTTACTAGTCAATTTACACAGGCAATAGATGCCTATCACTCATTATTAGATGAAAATATACAAACAATAGCAAATGTTTCCATCAATGAACGTCTAGGAAATAGTTATAGTCATCTAGGTGCATTCGAAGTGGCCGTTCCCTATCTAGAAAAAGCATTGGTTGAGGGAGAAACAGATGATCGGCTCTTTCAATTGGCGTTTACCTATTTACAATTACATGAAAACCAAAAAGCAATTCCGCTTTTACAAAAGCTTCGTGAAGTCAATGCTCATTATCAATCTTTGTATCTATATTTAGCTGAGGCGTTGCAAGAGGAAGAACAAATTGCAGAAGCACAAGAAGTCATCGAGGCTGGGATAAAGGAAGACACTTATCAGGTAGCATTTTATCATTTTGCCTCTGAAAATGCTTATCGCTTACACGATGTAGCAAAGGCAGAAGGGTATTTGAAACAGGCTTTAACCATAGATGAACAACAAGATGACACCTTATTAACACTAAGTAATTTGTACCTATCTGAAGAACGTTATGAAGAAGTAATTGCAACACTTGAAAAATTGGAAGATAAAGATCATCCATATCGTGCATGGAATTTAGCTCATGCGTACAATGAATTAGAAGAGTATCAAGCCGCTAATCTTAATTATCAACAAGCTTACCAAGAACTAGCACATGAACCAGATTTTCTAAAGGAATACGCACTGTTTTTAAGAGAAGATGGCCAAACAGCAAAAGCGAAAGAAGTACTTCAGCAATATTTACACTATGCTCCAGATGATTTAGAAATGACCAATTTAGCAGATAATGATTAA
- a CDS encoding HU family DNA-binding protein, whose protein sequence is MANKAELIDNVASTTGLSKKDATSAVDAVFATIQESLAKGEKVQLIGFGNFEVRERAARKGRNPQTGDEIQIEASKVPAFKPGKALKDAVK, encoded by the coding sequence ATGGCAAATAAAGCAGAATTGATTGATAATGTAGCTTCCACAACTGGGTTGTCAAAAAAAGACGCAACCTCAGCAGTAGACGCTGTTTTTGCAACGATCCAAGAATCTCTTGCTAAAGGTGAAAAAGTCCAATTAATCGGTTTTGGTAATTTTGAAGTACGTGAACGTGCAGCTCGTAAGGGACGCAACCCACAAACTGGTGATGAAATCCAAATCGAAGCAAGTAAAGTACCTGCATTTAAACCAGGCAAAGCATTAAAAGATGCTGTAAAATAA
- the der gene encoding ribosome biogenesis GTPase Der, whose protein sequence is MTNPTIAIVGRPNVGKSTIFNRIAGERISIVEDVPGVTRDRIYATGEWLGQAFSIIDTGGIDLGNEPFIEQIKQQAEIAIEEADVILFITSIREGITDADELVAKILYRSNKPIILAVNKADNPELRSEVYEFYSLGLGDPIPISGSHGLGIGDMLDEAINYFSQEEIEEDEDIIKFSLIGRPNVGKSSLINAILGEERVIVSEIEGTTRDAIDTYFTSPNGQKFLMIDTAGMRKRGKVYENTEKYSVMRAMRAIERSDIVLMVLNAQEGIREQDKRVAGYAHEAGRGIIILVNKWDAVEKETNTLHEFEEEIRNEFQYLDYAPILFVSAKTKQRLNKLPALIEEVSMGQNLRIPSSLLNDVIMDAVAMNPTPTDKGKRLKIFYATQVAVKPPTFVVFVNEEELMHFSYTRFLENQIRKAFMFEGTPIKIIPRRRK, encoded by the coding sequence ATGACAAATCCAACAATAGCGATTGTTGGCAGACCTAATGTAGGAAAGTCAACAATTTTCAATCGAATTGCCGGAGAGCGAATTTCTATTGTAGAAGATGTTCCAGGAGTTACAAGAGATCGAATTTATGCAACTGGTGAATGGTTAGGCCAGGCATTTAGTATAATTGATACAGGTGGAATTGATTTAGGAAATGAACCTTTTATTGAACAGATTAAGCAACAAGCAGAAATTGCCATTGAAGAGGCGGATGTGATTCTTTTTATTACAAGTATTCGAGAAGGAATAACAGATGCAGACGAATTAGTTGCAAAAATATTATATAGAAGTAATAAACCGATTATTTTAGCTGTGAATAAAGCAGATAATCCAGAACTTAGAAGTGAAGTTTATGAATTTTATTCGCTTGGATTAGGAGATCCTATTCCAATCTCTGGTAGCCATGGATTAGGGATCGGTGATATGCTTGATGAGGCAATCAACTATTTTTCACAGGAAGAAATAGAGGAAGACGAAGATATCATCAAATTTAGCTTAATTGGTCGTCCAAATGTTGGAAAATCCTCTTTAATTAATGCTATTTTAGGTGAGGAACGTGTTATTGTTTCAGAAATTGAAGGAACAACAAGAGATGCCATTGATACGTATTTTACATCACCAAATGGACAAAAATTTTTAATGATTGATACAGCTGGAATGCGAAAACGTGGTAAGGTTTATGAAAACACTGAAAAATATAGTGTAATGCGAGCAATGCGGGCAATCGAACGCTCAGATATTGTCTTAATGGTATTAAATGCACAAGAAGGCATTCGTGAGCAAGATAAACGCGTTGCTGGGTATGCTCATGAAGCTGGACGTGGAATAATTATTTTGGTGAATAAATGGGATGCTGTAGAAAAAGAAACCAATACTTTACATGAGTTTGAAGAAGAAATTAGAAATGAATTTCAGTATTTAGATTATGCGCCTATTTTATTTGTTTCTGCAAAAACAAAACAACGATTAAATAAATTACCCGCATTAATTGAAGAAGTGAGTATGGGACAAAATTTACGTATACCGTCTTCCTTATTAAATGATGTCATTATGGATGCTGTTGCAATGAATCCCACACCAACTGATAAAGGAAAACGATTGAAAATTTTTTATGCAACACAGGTAGCTGTAAAGCCACCAACCTTTGTTGTTTTTGTAAATGAAGAAGAATTAATGCATTTTTCTTATACAAGATTTTTAGAAAATCAAATTCGTAAGGCCTTTATGTTTGAAGGGACACCGATTAAAATTATTCCTAGACGAAGAAAATAG
- a CDS encoding YitT family protein, whose translation MEPIKEKSFRIQDIIFILFGTCLYAFGIVTFNIANHLAEGGVTGITLILRALFYINPAYSTLIINIPLILIGGKILGKRSFYYTILGTVALSFFLWFWQKFPIVINLDHDLLIASLLAGLIGGLGSGVVYRFLGTTGGTDIIARILEKNLGISMGRSLLIFDVIVLSLSLTYIDVKRMMYTLIVSFVFTQIVDFVIDGSYSAKGMLIVSDHAEDIGEVIMFSLKRGVTYLQGEGGYSQIDRKILYVVVSPSEITEIKLIIHNLDEKAFISVLNVHEAIGEGFTYARPTRNYLSKKQRK comes from the coding sequence ATGGAACCGATAAAAGAAAAAAGTTTTCGCATACAAGATATTATTTTTATTTTATTTGGCACTTGTCTTTATGCGTTTGGCATTGTTACTTTTAATATTGCTAATCACCTAGCTGAAGGTGGTGTAACAGGAATAACACTAATTTTGCGGGCGCTGTTTTATATTAATCCTGCCTACTCAACATTAATCATTAACATACCACTTATTTTGATTGGCGGTAAAATTCTTGGGAAACGTTCCTTTTATTATACAATTCTTGGAACGGTTGCTTTATCGTTTTTTCTATGGTTTTGGCAAAAATTTCCAATTGTCATTAATTTAGATCATGATTTGTTGATCGCTTCCTTGCTAGCGGGATTGATAGGTGGTTTAGGTAGTGGCGTTGTTTATCGTTTTTTGGGAACAACAGGGGGTACGGATATTATTGCCAGAATTTTAGAGAAAAATTTGGGAATTAGTATGGGACGTTCACTACTTATTTTTGACGTCATTGTTCTTTCGCTCTCTTTGACCTATATTGACGTTAAACGCATGATGTATACCTTAATTGTTTCATTTGTCTTCACTCAAATTGTTGATTTTGTGATTGATGGATCCTATTCTGCTAAAGGAATGTTAATTGTTTCAGATCATGCAGAGGATATTGGTGAAGTGATTATGTTTTCATTAAAGCGGGGAGTAACTTATTTGCAAGGTGAAGGTGGCTATTCCCAAATTGATAGAAAAATTCTTTATGTCGTTGTAAGTCCTAGTGAAATTACTGAAATTAAATTAATTATTCATAATTTAGATGAGAAAGCATTCATTTCTGTCTTAAATGTTCATGAAGCTATTGGTGAAGGGTTTACTTATGCAAGACCAACAAGAAATTATTTAAGTAAAAAACAACGAAAATAA